TCACCTTGGGCAGAGGTAAAGGTGAGTGTCTCTTGCTTTTTATCCCGTTGAATTAAGGTGAGCGCTAACTCATAAGCCACTTGGTTACGTAGGCGCAAAAACATCTCCAGCTGTTGCAGCAGTTGTGTTAATGGCTTTTCTAACCATTGGATATTGGTGATCTCATAGAGCAGGTCAAGGTGACCATGAAATTGCTCTTTTGGATGATAAAACGGTAAGGGATGATGAAATTGCCCAAGTAACCGTCCCACATAGTTAACCAAGTCGATATCAAAGCGTCGCGCAATCTCTTGCATCGGCAGAGCAATCAGATCGCTTACTAAGCGAATCCCTACACGGCTTAGTTTCTCTTGATGTTGTAGGCTAAGTTCAGTTGCTGAAAGTGGGTAGGTGAGTAAGCGTGCGCGTAATGTTTCTCCATCTAAGGTCAGAATGTTTTCCGCTTGTTTAGCCAGGAGCATGGCGCTCAGTGGTGAAAACCCCGTCGCATAGCCATAACGAAGCGGATGATGCGTTGGGTAATTAGCAAGATGTTGTTGCACTGCCTTCCAATAGTTTTCTAAACCCGAATAGAGAGTCAGCATATCGGTAACTTTGAGCAGTAACCCTTGCGGAGGAAATAACACAATGTCCGAGGTGACGAGGTAGAGCCATTGTGCCAAGTGCTCAAGCATGGCGGCTTCTTGCTTTGGTTCATATGGCTGTACTTGTAATTGTGAGCAGAGCGAAGCGGCCGCATCAAGTCCCATGCCTAATTGAATCCCTTCTTCGATGGCCGCTGAACTTGCTTGAACGATGTGGTGATCGCGCCCTTTAACCAATATTAAAGGGCGTTCATCTTCCGTAAAAATGGTATCCAATTGCAGCGATGGAAAATGCAGATACAACCAAGTTTGCATACGTTATCCTTGCTTTTGTATCGGAAACGGAACCACAACTGGTGAGGTCAGTGGCTTGGTTAAACTGCTCCAGCGCTGACGAAAATTCACCACAAATGGTTCACTCGACCAGCCACCACGCCGTTTGGCAATAGTGACTTGAATACCGTCACTGTTTGCTGCCAATTGTAGGCTCAGCGTAACTGGTAGAGAAAACAGATGTTGTTGCTGTGGACGAAAGAGAAAATGCAAACTTTCGCCCGTCTCACTGGCTACTTGTAGACGCCTCGCTTGATGCACTTCGAGTTCTTCTTGCCACAATAACACTTGGCTACAGGCACCACTTTTCAAACACTGCTCTGCAGCCCACAGGGCTTCTTTAGCACTGCGTGGAGTCAGCACTAGCACTTGGCTAAGCATCAGGCCGGCATGTTGGAGCGCTTCACTATGAACGTTTCCTGGCGGATTAATCAATACCGTGAGACGTTCATTGTGTTGCTGTAAATAAGGCAGCAGCAGCCGAAATTCACCGATACCAATAGGACTTTGAATTTCAACCACACCATGGGTAGGAAAACCACCGCATAAGTGTGTATCCAGTTCTGGATAACCTGTCGTTTGGTAATCGGATGTTGTTTTCGTCTCCGAACCTTGCCAGAGCCAATGTTTGTTTTTGAGCTGTTCTATCAATTCATACATAATAAAATACCTGTATATATGTACAGTATATTTCTCTTGCGAGAACATTCAAGAAAAACTTGTGCGGATGAAATCTATTGGGACAAAATCGCACCAATTTAGGTTGAAGATGAGGGGCTGGAAAGGCGAAGTGGCAGTGACTTGCTGAGGTTTGAGAAGGTATTCGATGCTTGGTGATAAACAAAAAAGCTGAACAGTCGCCTGCTCAGCTTTTTATTCAATGGTAATGACCAAATCAGTCTTTTGGGCGCTAAAGCTTAGATTAAACCTTCTGCTTTCAGAGCGGCTTGAACTGCTGGGCGCTGTGCTACGCGTGCTGAGAATGCAGCAAGTGTTGGCCATGGTGTTAAGTCGAATTTAACGATATTTGCCCAGTTAAGCACGGTAAATAGGTAAGCATCGGCAATCGAGAACTGGTTAGCAAATAGGTAATCGTTGTCACCAAGTTGTTCTACGATCCAACCAAGACGTTTAGTTAGAGTCGCTTCTGCTGCTTGACGTGCATCGGCTGATTGGGCTGGATTGAACAT
This genomic window from Vibrio tritonius contains:
- a CDS encoding Y-family DNA polymerase, with translation MQTWLYLHFPSLQLDTIFTEDERPLILVKGRDHHIVQASSAAIEEGIQLGMGLDAAASLCSQLQVQPYEPKQEAAMLEHLAQWLYLVTSDIVLFPPQGLLLKVTDMLTLYSGLENYWKAVQQHLANYPTHHPLRYGYATGFSPLSAMLLAKQAENILTLDGETLRARLLTYPLSATELSLQHQEKLSRVGIRLVSDLIALPMQEIARRFDIDLVNYVGRLLGQFHHPLPFYHPKEQFHGHLDLLYEITNIQWLEKPLTQLLQQLEMFLRLRNQVAYELALTLIQRDKKQETLTFTSAQGDYHTDRWLTLCRLTMESIKLEHPVMALTLKVVRSAIASCEARDLFQGNKGRQSSLELIGLLQAKLGTEHVFRPARSDDPRPEKATSYVDPIVTPPATHRQAQLRPTWLYPTPEALIEQVTLIHGPERIATGWWDGEAIIRDYFIAQSAQGRWLWVFRTPEQQWFIHGLFS
- the imuA gene encoding translesion DNA synthesis-associated protein ImuA: MYELIEQLKNKHWLWQGSETKTTSDYQTTGYPELDTHLCGGFPTHGVVEIQSPIGIGEFRLLLPYLQQHNERLTVLINPPGNVHSEALQHAGLMLSQVLVLTPRSAKEALWAAEQCLKSGACSQVLLWQEELEVHQARRLQVASETGESLHFLFRPQQQHLFSLPVTLSLQLAANSDGIQVTIAKRRGGWSSEPFVVNFRQRWSSLTKPLTSPVVVPFPIQKQG